DNA sequence from the Calditrichota bacterium genome:
GTAGAGGCCACGGCCACTTTGCCAAAGCCTTTCACTTCGCCCTCTAACCGGATGCCGCCCCTCTCCTGGACCGGCTGAATGCGTCGCCTTCCGCGGTTGAAGAGGTTGACCTGGAATCCCATGATGGCCAGGTGCCCAGCCATGGCCAATCCCCCATGACCCGCGCCGAGCACACAGAACTTGAGCTCCTTGGGGTCTTTGGCGAGCATGGCCTTCAGGTAGGCCCGGCGTCGGCCGTCCATATCGGAGGCGTCACGATTCATACTCATGTCCTCCCTCTGTCGTGAAACGGTCGCTTTCTCCAGGCCAACCGGCGGCCTGTACTTTGAGCTAATAGGGCAAGTCGATCAACCCATGCCAGGGTCCCCTCCGGAGAAGATGCGAGGTCTTCGCCTTCTCAGCATGCCCGCTACTCCGTGCTCGACACCTGGGCCGATCGGTTTGCCCTTTTCCCTGCTGTGTGCGTCATCGGCAGGGCAGCTATGGCTGCTGGCGCTCCATCATCTTCATCATGTCTTTCATGCTGGGGCCCTTGGGCTTCGCCTTCTTGGGGTCAAAAAGGTCATCCGCCAGGCCGGTGTTGACCTTCGCCGAGGTCACGCGCGTCGTACTCGCCAGCTTGCCTTCAAAGTAGACTTCCGTGCGGTAGGGGATCTCAAAGTCTTTGTGCACGGCGCGAAAGTCAGAGCACTGCATGCTCATCGACTTTCCCATCCCCTCGACCTTTCCCTCGGCCTTGACGAGGAGGAAGAAATCCTTGTCAATCCACAACTTGGAGAAAGGCGACCCTTCCTTCGGTGTGCCTTGCACAACATAGCAGGCGCGGCCGTTCACCTTCTCCTCGCCCACCACGCGCGCGTCGGTGGTGAAACGATCCCACCATTCCTGGTCGCTCGCGTACTTCTCGCCTTCCTCCCGCGACACCTTCTGAGTGCCCATCATGGGGGAGACCAGCCAGTAGTCTTTACCGTCGCCGATGACAATGGTCTCCATCTTGCCCATGCCTGGCCCGAGCTCTGTCTGCACCTCGGCCCGGGACTTTTCTCCCTTGGTGTAGATCGTCATCTGCGACTGCATCTTCCCCTGTTCAGTGATGTTCTCCGTCACCTGCTGCAGGGTCAGGTCCTTGATCTCGGCCTGCAGGCGCTCGTGACGAGCGCGGGCCTGCTTGACCAGCTCTGCCCAGTCGATGGCCGTGGCCACCCCGGCTATTGCTGTGCACAAACCCAGGGCGACAGCAATCATCACGCTGCGGTTCTTCATGGTTCCCTCCGCGTTAACTGAAAAACATGCGCCATGGTTCTTCCCCCGGCAGAAGGAAGGTCACGGCCTTAACGTGGCGCAGCAAGGCCCGCCTTCGTGATACAATATAGGCCTATGAGCGGAGAAAGTCAAACGGTTTTTGCGGGCATCGCTATGGTTAAGTTGGAAGATTGGGAAGGCAACCGTCTCGAGGGTCACATGTAGCCGTAAGCAACATCACGGATCCGCAGAGCAAGAGCGAGGTTCGCTTCTAACTCGGGGGGTCAACTCTTCACATCGGCAAACCCTGCCTGTGTTGGAACTGATGGCCTTTCTCCTGTTCGGCACAAGCGAAAGACGACCGCGCGTTTGTTCTCCCCCCACTTCATCAAGAGGGACCGCCAGATTGCAGCCGCGGCCGCTTGGCTTCGCCACCCGGCGTGCAGGATGCGCGACTCCTGCCGCGCGTCACAACACAGCGTCTGTGGGAGGGCGGGACACGGCCCGCTTGGCATGCAGGCCACGGCTGCGCACTGCTTCTTCCATCACCCTTTCCAGGCGTCCCCGCACTTCGACCAGCACCAGCTCGTCGCCATCCATGGCAATAACAAACAGGGCATCCAGGCGCTCCTTGCGCAGATGCGCCAGGACCATGGTCGCCTCTTTCCGGCCCCTGACCTTGACAATCGGCTCATAGCCCCGCCGGGTGAGGCTTCGCTCCACGGACTTTATCGCCCCGGCCTGTTCACCGCAGTCACGCAGCTGATAGATGCCCACCTGCACGCTGCGGATATCCAGCAGCAACGCCGCCGCTTCATCCCCGGAAGAGGCCAAGTGAGCGATTGCTCCGGTCAGCCACAGAGAACCGGGCCCTAGGCTGAGCTGGAAGACCGTCCTCACCTCTCTGGCGCCTGAGGAGCGGAGGACCGTGTCGCGCACATGGCGGAAATTCCAGTCAACGTCTGCACATCCGGCCACCAGAAGTGCCGCCAGCGGCAACAGCAAACATTTGCGGACTATGCCCATGCGGTCCTCCCGCCTACTTGGGCCGCTCGCTCGTCTTCACGCCTTCAAGTGCCGGGATGTCCAGCTTCTTGCCCAACTTCCCAATGGCCTCCATGTCGATTTCCCCCACGATGTTGACGAAGGCCGCCTCCCCTCCTGGCTCCACGGCCATGACCAGCAAGCCAAGGATCTTTTCGCCCTCCATCTTGAGATAGACGTGGGCGGTCTCCCCCCTGCGGTCCTTGGCGCGGACCACCTTCTCCCAGCGCTTCTTGGCCAGCTCCTGCTCGATCTTGGCGATTTGTGGCTGCAGAGCAAGAGCCGTGACGCTGTCGGTTCCGAAAGTGTTCACTCGCACCAAGAGCAATTTGGACAGCGTTCTCGCGAGTGCTTCGTCCTCCTCGCCAGCAGCCTTAGCCACCAGGCGCAGGAGTGGACCGCGGATGTAAACCTCGACGATCTC
Encoded proteins:
- a CDS encoding outer membrane lipoprotein-sorting protein, translated to MKNRSVMIAVALGLCTAIAGVATAIDWAELVKQARARHERLQAEIKDLTLQQVTENITEQGKMQSQMTIYTKGEKSRAEVQTELGPGMGKMETIVIGDGKDYWLVSPMMGTQKVSREEGEKYASDQEWWDRFTTDARVVGEEKVNGRACYVVQGTPKEGSPFSKLWIDKDFFLLVKAEGKVEGMGKSMSMQCSDFRAVHKDFEIPYRTEVYFEGKLASTTRVTSAKVNTGLADDLFDPKKAKPKGPSMKDMMKMMERQQP
- a CDS encoding DUF4252 domain-containing protein, coding for MGIVRKCLLLPLAALLVAGCADVDWNFRHVRDTVLRSSGAREVRTVFQLSLGPGSLWLTGAIAHLASSGDEAAALLLDIRSVQVGIYQLRDCGEQAGAIKSVERSLTRRGYEPIVKVRGRKEATMVLAHLRKERLDALFVIAMDGDELVLVEVRGRLERVMEEAVRSRGLHAKRAVSRPPTDAVL
- a CDS encoding DUF4252 domain-containing protein encodes the protein MIRGSSLLAALGVALAVGVIPLLAQEDEELRKHPGYVDFSQLPIPSEGEEIVEVYIRGPLLRLVAKAAGEEDEALARTLSKLLLVRVNTFGTDSVTALALQPQIAKIEQELAKKRWEKVVRAKDRRGETAHVYLKMEGEKILGLLVMAVEPGGEAAFVNIVGEIDMEAIGKLGKKLDIPALEGVKTSERPK